A stretch of Cucumis sativus cultivar 9930 chromosome 2, Cucumber_9930_V3, whole genome shotgun sequence DNA encodes these proteins:
- the LOC101214248 gene encoding zinc finger CCCH domain-containing protein 20 (The RefSeq protein has 2 substitutions compared to this genomic sequence), whose translation MIAESMLLNPTSHISTWDSLDDPSPAISSYFSTAHVSPLDSPTAALMDFDSSLWEDPDLPAPVDAYSCDQFRMYEFKVRSCARGRSHDWTKCPYAHTGEKARRRDPRKFNYSGAECPDLRHGCCKKGDACEYAHGTFEIWLHPDRYRTQPCRDGTGCRRRVCFFAHTSEQLRIPGKQSVRSPRAREMAIPAVSSPTSILLSPSSDSPPLSPISPVISGGESLSRLVALMHSLRLDELKTNPGVSSFSPNLRRSSGAAFDLWDRGNEEEPAMERVESGRNLRAQMYAKLMRENSVDRVRPMISAGSLN comes from the coding sequence ATGATCGCTGAATCAATGCTCCTCAATCCCACCTCTCACATTTCAACCTGGGACTCCCTCGACGATCCCTCCCCCGCAATCTCTTCCTATTTCTCCACCGCCCACGTCTCCCCCCTCGATTCACCTACGGCCGCGCTCATGGACTTCGATTCCTCCTTATGGGAAGATCCTGACTTGCCAGCGCCTGTGGACGCCTACTCCTGCGACCAGTTCCGGATGTATGAGTTCAAAGTCCGCTCCTGCGCACGTGGCAGGTCGCACGATTGGACCAAATGTCCGTACGCTCACACCGGCGAGAAGGCTCGCCGTCGAGATCCGAGGAAGTTTAACTATTCCGGCGCCGAGTGCCCGGATTTACGCCATGGGTGTTGTAAAAAGGGAGACGCCTGCGAGTACGCTCATGGAACTTTTGAGATTTGGCTCCACCCAGACCGATACCGGACTCAACCGTGCCGTGATGGAACTGGCTGTCGCCGGCGGGTCTGTTTCTTCGCTCACACGTCGGAGCAACTCCGGATTCCGGGGAAACAAAGTGTCAGGTCTCCACGAGCGAGAGAAATGGCTATCCCTGCTGTGTCGTCACCGACATCGATCCTCTTATCGCCGTCTTCGGACTCGCCACCTTTGTCTCCAATCAGCCCTGTAATCAGCGGCGGCGAATCATTCAGCAGATTAGTCGCATTGATGCACAGTCTCCGCCTAGATGAATTAAAAACGAATCCTGGCGTCTCCAGCTTCAGTCCAAATCTCCGTCGGAGCTCCGGTGCAGCATTTGATCTATGGGatagagaaaatgaagaagaaccAGCAATGGAAAGAGTGGAATCAGGAAGAAATCTACGAGCCCAAATGTATGCCAAATTAATGAGAGAGAATTCAGTGGACCGTGTCCGGCCAATGATATCGGCCGGATCTCTGAACTAA
- the LOC101219997 gene encoding homeobox protein knotted-1-like 1 isoform X2: MEDDEYKVHGDRCRGNFLYNSVPVLATNSSSPVGNFVIRSSYSSASSSNGNNHNHHHHHHHMIMAAGHSNNYFPPSDQLQLPVKVGAPPEVAAKLTSVREEFERQRSSMATAEGSSIDPELDQFMEAYYGMLVKYREELRRPIQEAVDFMHRIESQLNTLCNGSFQILPSGREGKSEGMGSSTEEEAEKGGEEEREIEEDQIDPRAEERELKNHLLKKYSGYLSSLKQELSKKKKKGKLPKDARQQLLRWWELHNKWPYPSEAEKLALAESTGLDQKQINNWFINQRKRHWKPSEDVQFMGMEGFYHPNAAAFYFDHGHFMADSHYRLGP; the protein is encoded by the exons atggAAGATGATGAGTACAAGGTTCATGGTGATAGGTGTAGGGGAAATTTCTTGTACAATTCAGTACCTGTTTTAGCCACTAATTCTTCATCTCCTGTGGGCAATTTCGTAATTAGATCATCATATTCATCGGCCTCTTCTTCAAATGGGaataatcataatcatcatCACCATCATCATCACATGATCATGGCCGCCGGTCACtccaataattattttccacCCTCCGATCAACTACAACTTCCTGTCAAA gtCGGAGCTCCGCCGGAGGTGGCTGCAAAACTTACTTCGGTACGGGAGGAATTCGAGCGACAGCGGTCTTCAATGGCGACCGCTGAGGGTTCATCAATTGACCCTGAACTTGATCAATTcatg GAAGCTTATTATGGGATGTTGGTGAAGTATAGAGAGGAGTTAAGAAGGCCAATTCAAGAAGCTGTAGATTTTATGCACAGAATTGAATCTCAGCTTAATACTCTCTGCAATGGCTCCTTTCAAATCTTACCATCtg gaagagaaggaaagagtGAAGGAATGGGATCATCAACGGAGGAGGAAGCTGAGAAAGGCGGAGAAGAGGAAAGAGAGATAGAAGAAGATCAAATCGACCCACGagcagaagaaagagagcTTAAGAATCActtactaaaaaaatacagTGGTTATCTTAGCAGTTTAAAGCAAGAACTTtccaagaaaaagaagaaaggaaaactcCCTAAAGACGCAAGACAACAACTCCTCCGTTGGTGGGAACTGCATAACAAATGGCCATACCCATCg GAGGCAGAAAAATTGGCGCTGGCGGAATCAACTGGGCTTGACCAGAAACAGATAAATAATTGGTTTATAAACCAAAGGAAAAGGCACTGGAAGCCTTCTGAGGATGTGCAGTTTATGGGTATGGAGGGGTTTTACCATCCCAATGCTGCTGCTTTTTACTTTGATCATGGCCATTTCATGGCTGATTCTCATTATCGTTTGGGTCCATGA
- the LOC101219997 gene encoding homeotic protein knotted-1 isoform X1, whose protein sequence is MEDDEYKVHGDRCRGNFLYNSVPVLATNSSSPVGNFVIRSSYSSASSSNGNNHNHHHHHHHMIMAAGHSNNYFPPSDQLQLPVKVEPPTTTTTASSSQSHHIQLHDFHYHLMTEFQNNHINININNHNSDSIKAKILSHSLFSNILQAFLDCQNVGAPPEVAAKLTSVREEFERQRSSMATAEGSSIDPELDQFMEAYYGMLVKYREELRRPIQEAVDFMHRIESQLNTLCNGSFQILPSGREGKSEGMGSSTEEEAEKGGEEEREIEEDQIDPRAEERELKNHLLKKYSGYLSSLKQELSKKKKKGKLPKDARQQLLRWWELHNKWPYPSEAEKLALAESTGLDQKQINNWFINQRKRHWKPSEDVQFMGMEGFYHPNAAAFYFDHGHFMADSHYRLGP, encoded by the exons atggAAGATGATGAGTACAAGGTTCATGGTGATAGGTGTAGGGGAAATTTCTTGTACAATTCAGTACCTGTTTTAGCCACTAATTCTTCATCTCCTGTGGGCAATTTCGTAATTAGATCATCATATTCATCGGCCTCTTCTTCAAATGGGaataatcataatcatcatCACCATCATCATCACATGATCATGGCCGCCGGTCACtccaataattattttccacCCTCCGATCAACTACAACTTCCTGTCAAAGTGGAGCCTCCCACTACCACTACTActgcttcttcttcacaaTCTCATCATATTCAACTTCATGATTTTCATTACCATTTAATGACTGAGTTCcaaaataatcatattaatattaatattaataatcataattCTGATTCAATCAAAGCCAAAATTCTTTCTCACTCTCTTTTCTCTAACATCCTCCAAGCTTTCTTGGATTGCCAAAAT gtCGGAGCTCCGCCGGAGGTGGCTGCAAAACTTACTTCGGTACGGGAGGAATTCGAGCGACAGCGGTCTTCAATGGCGACCGCTGAGGGTTCATCAATTGACCCTGAACTTGATCAATTcatg GAAGCTTATTATGGGATGTTGGTGAAGTATAGAGAGGAGTTAAGAAGGCCAATTCAAGAAGCTGTAGATTTTATGCACAGAATTGAATCTCAGCTTAATACTCTCTGCAATGGCTCCTTTCAAATCTTACCATCtg gaagagaaggaaagagtGAAGGAATGGGATCATCAACGGAGGAGGAAGCTGAGAAAGGCGGAGAAGAGGAAAGAGAGATAGAAGAAGATCAAATCGACCCACGagcagaagaaagagagcTTAAGAATCActtactaaaaaaatacagTGGTTATCTTAGCAGTTTAAAGCAAGAACTTtccaagaaaaagaagaaaggaaaactcCCTAAAGACGCAAGACAACAACTCCTCCGTTGGTGGGAACTGCATAACAAATGGCCATACCCATCg GAGGCAGAAAAATTGGCGCTGGCGGAATCAACTGGGCTTGACCAGAAACAGATAAATAATTGGTTTATAAACCAAAGGAAAAGGCACTGGAAGCCTTCTGAGGATGTGCAGTTTATGGGTATGGAGGGGTTTTACCATCCCAATGCTGCTGCTTTTTACTTTGATCATGGCCATTTCATGGCTGATTCTCATTATCGTTTGGGTCCATGA
- the LOC101214728 gene encoding clathrin interactor EPSIN 1, with protein sequence MDFMKVFDQTVREIKREVNLKVLKVPEIEQKVLDATDDEPWGPHGSALAEIAQATKKFSETQMVMNVLWTRLTETGKNWRLVYKALAVIEYLVSHGSERAVDDIIEHTFQISSLSSFEYVEPSGKDMGINVRKKAETIVALLNDKDKIQEVRNKAASNREKYFGLSSTGITYKSGTASYGSSSYYSSDSQSTIRGDRFRDRSSDRDSFRKEKDGQDDFKKSDWATKPDGKGSAQNNSKDQGKTSFGKSKPSKKSNDSANQTSSFSASTPTNNSDDDFDDFDPRGTSSTTTTKAAAPSPNGVDLFGDSLLGDFMDGPALAPPGKPDTSSPEVDLFADATFVSAPTQMEKEPNSPLKTTEVDLFASQPASVSATVDFFSSPDPVVQTGTNFASAARDSKASQPASNSSTIDFFASSEPVVETETNFVSAARDIKASQPSSVSAPVDLFASPEPVLKTETNFASAARDSKAVDPFAALPLNSFDGSDLFGAPSSHSEPVSSQPSQSPVGGPSNNLDGKSINSSIAPAKKNTFQVKSGIWADSLSRGLIDLNISAPKKVSLVDVGVVGGLSDFSDEREKGPAPTYHMGQAMGAGSGLGRTGSQALGDDFFSQLSGQQYQFGGFQK encoded by the exons ATGGATTTCATGAAGGTTTTCGATCAAACTGTCCGTGAAAT AAAGAGGGAGGTGAATTTGAAGGTTCTGAAGGTTCCAGAAATCGAACAGAAG GTGCTGGATGCAACAGATGATGAACCATGGGGTCCTCATGGATCTGCTCTGGCTGAAATTGCGCAAGCTACCAAGAAATT tTCTGAAACTCAGATGGTTATGAATGTTCTCTGGACAAGATTGACTGAAACTGGTAAGAATTGGCGTCTTGTCTATAAG GCTTTGGCTGTTATAGAGTATTTGGTGTCACATGGATCTGAACGTGCAGTGGATGACATTATTGAACATACTTTCCAGATATCT TCACTCTCGAGTTTTGAATATGTTGAACCAAGTGGAAAGGACATGGGCATAAATGTCAGGAAGAAGGCTGAAACCATTGTGGCCCTTTTGAATGATAAAGATAAAATACAAGAAGTGAGAAATAAAGCAGCTTCAAATCGTGAAAA GTACTTTGGACTTTCATCTACTGGAATTACTTACAAGTCAGGTACAGCGTCCTACGGCAGCAGTAGTTATTACAGCAGTGATAGTCAGAGTACCATTAGAGGCGATAGATTTCGTGATAGGAGCAGTGACAGGGATTCatttagaaaggaaaaggatGGCCAGGATGACTTTAAAAAGTCAGATTGGGCCACTAAGCCAGATGGCAAGGGTTCTGCACAAAACAACAG CAAGGATCAGGGTAAAACATCATTTGGTAAATCTAAGCCGTCAAAGAAGTCGAATGACTCTGCAAATCAGACTTCCTCCTTCAGTGCTAGCACCCCTACAAATAATTCTGATGatgattttgatgattttgatCCTCGTGGGACTTCttccaccaccaccacaa AAGCTGCTGCACCAAGCCCCAATGGGGTGGATCTTTTTGGAGACAGTTTACTAGGAGATTTCATGGATGGCCCAGCTCTTGCTCCTCCTGGAAAGCCGGACACCAGTTCTCCTGAGGTTGATCTGTTTGCAGATGCTACTTTTGTATCAGCTCCAACGCAAATGGAAAAGGAACCCAATTCCCCATTAAAG ACTACAGAGGTTGATTTGTTCGCTTCACAACCTGCTTCAGTTTCTGCAACAGTCGACTTTTTTTCCTCTCCGGATCCAGTTGTACAAACAGGAACCAACTTTGCTAGTGCAGCAAGAGACAGCAAAGCTTCACAACCTGCTTCAAATTCTTCAACCATTGATTTTTTTGCCTCTTCTGAGCCGGTTGTCGAAACAGAAACTAACTTTGTGAGTGCAGCAAGAGACATTAAAGCTTCACAACCTTCTTCAGTTTCTGCACCGGTTGACTTATTTGCCTCTCCTGAGCCagttttaaaaacagaaactAACTTTGCTAGTGCAGCAAGGGACAGTAAAGCTGTGGATCCATTTGCTGCTCTTCCACTTAACTCTTTTGATGGATCAGATCTTTTTGGTGCACCTTCTTCGCATTCCGAACCAGTTTCATCACAGCCTTCTCAGAGTCCTGTCGGTGGCCCATCTAATAATTTAGATGGAAAATCTATCAACAGTTCAATAGCTCCAGCCAAGAAGAATACTTTCCAGGTCAAATCTGGGATTTGGGCGGATTCACTTAGTCGAGGGTTGATTGATCTTAATATCTCTGCTC CCAAGAAGGTTTCCCTGGTGGACGTGGGTGTGGTGGGGGGACTGAGCGATTTCTCAGACGAGAGGGAGAAAGGACCAGCACCCACTTATCACATGGGGCAAGCAATGGGTGCAGGGTCTGGTCTTGGTAGGACAGGATCGCAGGCTCTTGGAGACGATTTCTTTTCGCAACTTTCTGGTCAACAATACCAATTTGGTGGTTTCCAGAAGTAA
- the LOC101214485 gene encoding transcription factor RAX3, with amino-acid sequence MGRAPCCEKGKVKKGPWSPDEDAILKSYVETHGIAGTWIALPTKAGLKRCGKSCRLRWLNYLRPNIKHGEFTEEEDNVIFNLFNQYGSRWSTIASQLPGRTDNDVKNHWNTKLKKKKKKLFLAAKTQSHLHSQSPLLHTQETDFTEIINHTPISCIAALDNSVDQFQIPTVSEPGAGSDSRDQWSSMEPWGCDFPADMICSMLF; translated from the exons ATGGGAAGAGCTCCATGTTGTGAGAAAGGCAAGGTGAAGAAAGGGCCTTGGTCTCCTGATGAGGACGCCATTCTCAAAAGTTATGTAGAAACTCATGGCATTGCTGGTACCTGGATTGCTCTGCCTACTAAAGCTG GGTTGAAGAGATGTGGGAAAAGTTGTAGGTTAAGATGGCTAAACTATCTCAGACCCAATATCAAGCATGGGGAATTTACAGAAGAGGAAGACAATGTCATTTTTAATCTCTTCAATCAATATGGAAGCAG ATGGTCTACCATAGCCTCTCAACTCCCAGGTAGAACAGACAATGATGTAAAAAACCATTGGAATACTaaactgaagaagaagaagaagaagctgtTCCTTGCAGCCAAAACCCAGAGTCATCTTCACTCACAATCCCCACTCCTACATACACAAGAAACAGACTTCACTGAAATTATTAACCACACACCAATCTCATGCATTGCTGCATTAGACAACTCAGTCGATCAGTTCCAGATTCCCACAGTTTCCGAACCGGGTGCCGGTAGTGACAGTAGAGATCAATGGAGTTCAATGGAACCATGGGGCTGTGATTTCCCAGCAGACATGATATGCAGCATGttgttttaa